In the genome of Notamacropus eugenii isolate mMacEug1 chromosome 5, mMacEug1.pri_v2, whole genome shotgun sequence, one region contains:
- the LOC140508805 gene encoding olfactory receptor 52R1-like, with amino-acid sequence MACNKDHITPSSGNRSFHPTSFILLGIPGLENSQFWIAFPFCAMYILAMLGNIAILHMVRIDHTLHEPMYIFLAMLAFTDLVLSSSTLPKILGIFWFGSCEIEYHACLTQVFFIHAFSSVESGVLMAMALDRYVAICFPLHHSTILSTSVVAKLGVAVMVRGVLWVSPFCFMVTWKPFCPNRIIPQSYCEHMAVLKLVCADTRANRRYGLFVAFSVVGFDIIIITVSYIMIIQAVLGLPSGDARIKAFGTCASHICVILAFYIPALFTFLSHRFGHQVPQVVHVMLGNLYLLVPPMLNPLIYGVKTKQIRERITHAFCQKVT; translated from the coding sequence ATGGCTTGCAATAAAGATCACATCACACCATCTTCTGGAAACAGATCTTTCCATCCTACATCCTTTATCCTGCTTGGAATACCAGGTTTGGAGAACTCACAATTTTGGATTGCCTTTCCATTTTGTGCCATGTATATTTTGGCCATGTTGGGAAATATTGCCATTCTCCATATGGTACGTATTGACCACACCCTCCATGAACCTATGTATATCTTTCTAGCTATGCTAGCTTTCACAGACTTGGTTTTGTCCTCTTCCACCCTTCCCAAGATTCTGGGAATCTTCTGGTTTGGTTCATGCGAGATTGAGTACCATGCCTGTCTCACTCAAGTCTTTTTCATTCATGCCTTCTCTTCCGTGGAGTCAGGTGTTCTCATGGCAATGGCCCTGGATCGTTATGTAGCCATTTGCTTCCCTCTACACCATTCAACTATTCTATCTACCTCAGTGGTGGCTAAATTAGGTGTGGCAGTGATGGTAAGAGGTGTGTTGTGGGTGAGTCCCTTCTGTTTTATGGTCACCTGGAAGCCCTTTTGCCCTAACAGAATTATCCCCCAGTCATATTGTGAGCATATGGCTGTACTGAAACTTGTATGTGCAGACACAAGAGCAAATCGTAGGTATGGACTTTTTGTGGCTTTCTCTGTGGTAGGCTTTGACATCATAATCATTACTGTGTCCTACATTATGATCATACAGGCTGTATTGGGTTTGCCATCAGGTGATGCTAGGATTAAAGCATTTGGCACATGTGCCTCCCATATTTGTGTCATACTGGCCTTTTATATCCCTGCCCTCTTTACATTTCTCAGTCATCGCTTTGGCCATCAAGTTCCTCAGGTGGTGCATGTAATGCTAGGAAACCTCTATCTTTTGGTTCCTCCTATGCTGAATCCTCTCATCTATGGTGTGAAGACCAAACAGATCCGGGAAAGGATAACTCATGCCTTTTGCCAGAAGGTTACCTGA